The proteins below are encoded in one region of Lactuca sativa cultivar Salinas chromosome 3, Lsat_Salinas_v11, whole genome shotgun sequence:
- the LOC111884360 gene encoding large ribosomal RNA subunit accumulation protein YCED homolog 2, chloroplastic, giving the protein MGHCISGTLASPLSTHTKSLKFSRYTLSASIQRNHTPPPLIGKKVGRRLIRISTAEGKWQGNWNADYSFSLRDLRLQDLVEVGDPNDARVFVSLSIHRHAGFGLSVDGTIDTSFTRKCSNCSSPYCRKITSSFNVWVLSSNKDGDSNQLPEIGGDDPSVIYVKPGCEADLDTLIQDNIRLTTSVNETCSDFCEKSELGLNNLNKAKTTTVDKRWSKLLELKKLYQ; this is encoded by the exons ATGGGACACTGCATTTCAGGAACCTTAGCATCTCCTCTCTCAACACACACCAAATCACTCAAATTCTCCAGATACACGCTTTCTGCTTCCATTCAAAGAAACCATACCCCACCCCCACTG ATAGGGAAAAAGGTAGGAAGAAGGCTGATACGAATATCAACAGCAGAAGGGAAATGGCAAGGAAACTGGAATGCTGACTATAGCTTCTCACTTCGAGACCTACGTTTGCAAGATCTAGTTGAAGTTGGTGATCCTAATGATGCACGAGTCTTCGTGTCGCTATCTATTCATAGg CATGCAGGGTTTGGACTTTCAGTTGATGGGACAATTGACACGTCATTTACCAGAAAGTGTAGCAACTGCTCTTCTCCTTATTGCAGAAAG ATTACTTCCAGCTTCAATGTGTGGGTTCTATCATCCAACAAAGATGGTGACTCGAATCAACTACCTGAAATTGGCGGCGATGATCCATCA GTGATCTATGTGAAGCCTGGATGTGAAGCAGATCTTGACACGTTAATACAAGACAATATTAGGCTCACTACTTCTGTGAAT GAAACATGTTCAGATTTTTGTGAGAAATCAGAACTTGGATTAAATA ATCTTAACAAGGCAAAGACTACAACTGTTGATAAGAGGTGGTCCAAATTATTAGAGCTAAAAAAATTGTATCAATAA